One region of Streptomyces rishiriensis genomic DNA includes:
- a CDS encoding DUF721 domain-containing protein, whose product MTADEPAAKRDPEPSGVDLARVALRAAREQARARGDAAQQKKQARRGGGLRSGARADGRDPMALGAAINRLLNERGWEAPAAVGGVMGRWPQIVGEDVAKHCVPEKYDEDERALIVRCDSTAWATNLRLLAPTLVARLNEDLGHGTVQLIKVLGPNGPARRYGPLRAPGSTGPGDTYG is encoded by the coding sequence ATGACCGCCGACGAGCCCGCCGCGAAGCGGGATCCCGAGCCGTCCGGGGTCGATCTCGCGCGCGTGGCGCTCAGGGCGGCCCGCGAGCAGGCACGCGCGCGGGGGGACGCGGCGCAGCAGAAGAAGCAGGCGCGTCGTGGTGGCGGTCTGCGCTCCGGCGCGCGCGCGGACGGCCGCGATCCCATGGCGCTGGGCGCGGCGATCAACCGGCTGCTCAACGAGCGCGGGTGGGAGGCGCCGGCGGCGGTGGGCGGTGTGATGGGCCGGTGGCCGCAGATCGTCGGCGAGGACGTCGCGAAGCACTGCGTGCCGGAGAAGTACGACGAGGACGAGCGGGCGCTGATCGTGCGCTGCGACTCCACGGCCTGGGCGACGAACCTGCGCCTGCTCGCCCCGACTCTGGTCGCGCGTCTCAACGAGGATCTGGGCCACGGCACGGTGCAGCTGATCAAGGTGCTCGGGCCCAACGGTCCCGCGCGCCGCTACGGCCCCCTCAGGGCCCCTGGAAGCACCGGTCCCGGCGATACCTACGGGTGA
- the gnd gene encoding phosphogluconate dehydrogenase (NAD(+)-dependent, decarboxylating) produces MELGLVGLGKMGGNMRERIRRAGHTVVGYDRNPDLADVHSLEELVGKLKGPRVVWVMVPAGAATQSTVDELAELLEPGDVVVDGGNSRWTDDEKHAGELAAKGIGFVDCGVSGGVWGLENGYALMYGGDAEHVAKVQPVFDALKPEGDFGAVHAGKVGAGHFAKMVHNGIEYAMMQAYAEGWELLEKVDSVTDVREVFRSWQEGTVIRSWLLDLAVNALDEDEHLDKLRGFAQDSGEGRWTVEAAIDNAVPLPAITASLFARFASRQEDSPQMKMIAALRNQFGGHAVEKK; encoded by the coding sequence ATGGAGCTCGGTCTCGTCGGCCTCGGCAAGATGGGCGGCAACATGCGCGAGCGGATCCGCCGCGCAGGCCACACCGTCGTCGGATACGACCGCAACCCGGACCTCGCCGATGTCCACAGCCTGGAAGAGCTTGTGGGCAAGCTCAAGGGCCCGCGGGTGGTCTGGGTGATGGTTCCGGCCGGTGCCGCCACCCAGTCGACCGTCGACGAGCTCGCCGAGCTGCTGGAGCCGGGCGACGTCGTCGTGGACGGCGGCAACTCCCGCTGGACGGACGACGAGAAGCACGCCGGGGAACTGGCCGCCAAGGGCATCGGCTTCGTGGACTGCGGCGTCTCCGGCGGTGTCTGGGGCCTGGAGAACGGCTACGCGCTGATGTACGGCGGCGACGCGGAGCACGTCGCCAAGGTGCAGCCCGTCTTCGACGCGCTGAAGCCCGAGGGCGACTTCGGCGCGGTGCACGCAGGCAAGGTCGGCGCCGGCCACTTCGCGAAGATGGTCCACAACGGCATCGAGTACGCCATGATGCAGGCCTACGCCGAGGGCTGGGAGCTGCTGGAGAAGGTCGACTCCGTCACGGACGTGCGCGAGGTCTTCCGGTCCTGGCAGGAGGGCACGGTCATCCGGTCCTGGCTGCTGGACCTGGCCGTCAACGCTCTCGACGAGGACGAGCACCTCGACAAGCTGCGCGGCTTCGCGCAGGACTCCGGCGAGGGCCGCTGGACGGTCGAGGCCGCCATCGACAACGCCGTGCCGCTGCCCGCCATCACTGCCTCGCTGTTCGCGCGGTTCGCCTCCCGCCAGGAGGACTCGCCGCAGATGAAGATGATCGCGGCGCTGCGCAACCAGTTCGGCGGCCACGCGGTCGAGAAGAAGTAA
- the recF gene encoding DNA replication/repair protein RecF (All proteins in this family for which functions are known are DNA-binding proteins that assist the filamentation of RecA onto DNA for the initiation of recombination or recombinational repair.), with the protein MHVTHLSLADFRSYARVEVPLDPGVTSFVGPNGQGKTNLVEAVGYLATLGSHRVASDAPLVRMGADRAIVRAQIRQGERQQLIELELNPGKANRARINRSSQVRPRDVLGIVRTVLFAPEDLALIKGDPGERRRFLDELITARSPRMAGVRSDYERVLKQRNTLLKSAALARRHGGRSMDLSTLDVWDQHLARVGAELLAQRLDLVAAIQPLADKAYEQLAPGGGPVALEYKPSAPGEAHTREDLYGQLMAALADVRKQEIERGVTLVGPHRDDVVLKLGQLPAKGYASHGESWSYALALRLASYDLLRAEGNEPVLVLDDVFAELDVRRRERLAELVAPGEQVLVTAAVDDDVPHVLAGARYAVAEGTVERV; encoded by the coding sequence ATGCACGTCACGCATCTGTCGCTGGCCGACTTCCGCTCGTACGCCCGGGTCGAGGTTCCGCTCGACCCGGGCGTCACCTCGTTCGTGGGCCCCAACGGGCAGGGCAAGACGAACCTCGTCGAGGCCGTCGGATACCTCGCCACCCTCGGCAGCCACCGGGTCGCCTCGGACGCGCCCCTGGTCCGCATGGGCGCCGACCGCGCGATCGTCCGGGCGCAGATCAGACAGGGCGAGCGGCAGCAGCTGATCGAGCTGGAGCTGAACCCGGGCAAGGCCAACCGGGCCCGGATCAACAGGTCGTCGCAGGTCAGGCCCCGTGATGTGCTGGGCATCGTACGGACGGTGCTGTTCGCGCCCGAGGATCTCGCGCTGATCAAGGGCGATCCCGGTGAGCGGCGCCGTTTCCTCGACGAGCTGATCACCGCGCGCTCCCCGCGGATGGCGGGTGTGCGCTCGGACTACGAGAGGGTGCTCAAGCAGCGCAACACGCTGCTCAAGTCGGCCGCGCTCGCCCGACGGCACGGCGGCCGCTCCATGGACCTGTCGACCCTGGACGTGTGGGACCAGCACCTCGCGCGGGTGGGCGCCGAGCTGCTCGCCCAGCGCCTCGACCTGGTCGCCGCGATCCAGCCGCTCGCCGACAAGGCGTACGAGCAACTGGCGCCGGGCGGCGGTCCCGTGGCCCTGGAGTACAAGCCGTCCGCGCCCGGTGAGGCACACACGCGTGAAGACCTCTACGGGCAGCTGATGGCCGCGCTCGCGGACGTCCGCAAGCAGGAGATCGAGCGGGGCGTGACGCTGGTGGGCCCGCACCGGGACGACGTGGTCCTCAAGCTCGGCCAGTTGCCGGCCAAGGGGTACGCCTCCCACGGCGAGTCCTGGTCGTACGCGCTGGCGCTGCGGCTGGCCTCGTACGACCTGCTGCGGGCGGAGGGCAACGAGCCGGTTCTGGTACTGGACGACGTCTTCGCAGAGCTGGACGTCCGTCGGCGGGAGCGGCTGGCCGAGCTGGTGGCGCCGGGCGAGCAGGTGCTGGTGACGGCGGCGGTCGACGACGACGTACCGCATGTGCTCGCGGGGGCCAGGTACGCCGTGGCCGAGGGGACGGTGGAGCGCGTATGA